ATCTGGATGTCTGGCTCTGATGGCCGCGATATTTGCCGCGAACTTAAACACCGGTCAGATACCAGGGCAATTCCCATTATCATGATATCAGCCAGCCGCGATATCGAACGCTCCGCTTACGAAGCTGGTGCCGATGACTTTCTGGCCAAGCCTTTTGAAATTGACGATCTTTTAGGAAAAATAAAACGATTGTTGTAGATAAAAATCCTCCCTTAATTGCTGTGGTATAAATATACCGCACCATTAAGAGAGGACTAAGACGCTTTCAGGCCCAATCAAAGTCAACTACTGTTCCGTCGAGTTTCCATTTTTGCGGCAGCATTGTCTCCATCCAATCTAAAGGTTCGCCTAACGGCAATACTTTAGCTGCACTGGCAAAGGCTTTTTTAACGGCAGTCTTTTGTTCGGCACCCATAGCTTCGGGCTGCCCGGATACAAATAGGGGGGCGCCGCTTTTTGCCAATAATTCAAGCCACTGCTTGTTACGGCCCCATGCTATTTTAGTAGTTATACCTACACAATCACCATCTACAGCATAAAATTTATTGTGCTGCGGCAGGCGGAAAGCCAGCGTGTTTACACCCATTTTGCGTGTGCGTTCCCATTCGTTTCCGCTGGTGTCATCACCTATTCGGCACATCTCAAAAATGCCTGCGCTTAAATGGCTCATGGTATTACAGCCTATTACATATATCCCATCGCCTGCTGCTTCACGGATATCGCGGTACAAATCAAGAATGATTTCGGCTGTGGTTTTACTGCGGTCATTATAATTCCAGTTGGGTGCTGTAATACTGTCCTTCATATCAAAACCCCAACGGCCCGTGATATCGTAAGTGGTAAAATCGTGCTTTACCATTTGATACCCCCATTGCTTGTAAAAGGTGAAATTACGCTTAATACGCTCCCGGTTTTCGGGGATGGTAGGGTCGAGCGTTGGATTTTTAGGATCGTCGCGGCCCGGAATTTTTGGTGCAAGCAAGCTCGTCTTTTCATCATGACGGGCGCACAACGGGCGCATCCATAAGCCCGGGCGCATGCCCAGTTTCTTAATCTCGTCGCCCAACAGGTGCATATCCTTAAACTTATCGTTCGGCTTGCTAAAATCATCGTTCCAGCCGCCATCCCCTGGCAATAGTGGCGAATAGGTTGCCCAGCCCGCGTCAATTACCGAAAATGGTTTGTTATTGGTATCGGTAACCAGTTCGCTCATCATGGCGGTGGTTTGTTTTATCAGGTCGAAATTGTTGTTGCCATAGGCAAAATACCAATCGTTTATGCCATAAATAGGTTGTTTGGGTAATCGCGGTTTTTCGCACATGATACCACAAAAGCGATGGTCGGTA
The genomic region above belongs to Mucilaginibacter sp. KACC 22773 and contains:
- a CDS encoding response regulator transcription factor, with the translated sequence MIADDDPGIVDAVEIILDFEGYEVSSTVNGATVLDMKTEFPDLLLLDIWMSGSDGRDICRELKHRSDTRAIPIIMISASRDIERSAYEAGADDFLAKPFEIDDLLGKIKRLL